Proteins encoded together in one Bactrocera neohumeralis isolate Rockhampton chromosome 4, APGP_CSIRO_Bneo_wtdbg2-racon-allhic-juicebox.fasta_v2, whole genome shotgun sequence window:
- the LOC126757074 gene encoding probable beta-hexosaminidase fdl has protein sequence MRKMLLARRFRHILKMALTVSLRRVLLLLLTATIFILMVLYWNQDGMKPQSFLVEKSMKRRADVNKRPPIPDEKLWTYKCENERCVRHTYPTNDGGGSASDRRIPFMTCAMTCGEVNIWPHPTIKTAISSVSLKFTMEDVQLRMDTPHSAVETQFKQAFAYFLSDLRRIQRLPSAEESTESVGGGVAGGADRAAATDVNSGGRSPLSEHHQNQQQQKQQQQHHNSRARRDTADAGHHNTHAHPGAAAAGVGDSESPGAYHHRHKRRHIDIGRALGNTLGDNMAPAAILSNVFNTRRHCDVDTLLVQVEVHKSGEINLSLDTDESYKLSVAHERRTVNIHITANSFFGARHALSTLQQLIWYDDEDNLLHILSKAIIIDTPRFRYRGLMLDTSRHYFSVEAIKRTIVGMSHAKLNRFHWHITDSQSFPYVSKHFPEMAIHGAYSEHETYTFEDVREVAAFARVHGIQVLPEIDAPAHAGNGWEWGPKRGLGELSLCINQQPWSFYCGEPPCGQLNPKNNNTYLVLQRLYEELLNATGPTDYFHLGGDEVNLECWGQYFNDTDLRGLWCDFMLNAMARLKIANNNVEPRVVSVWSSGLTNTKCLPSSRFAVQVWGGSTWQENYDLIDNGFNVIFSHVDAWYLDCGFGNWRSTGEGACSPYRTWQNVYKHRPWERMRLKKAQRKQVLGGEVCMWTEQTDEYQITTPTLDNRLWKRCCADGERLWSDLEDDREFDVVPQDVFKRMSVFRNRLVELGLEAEPIFPKFCAQHPGECI, from the exons GTTTCGTCACATCCTTAAAATGGCCTTAACTGTGTCATTGCGGCgcgtattgttgttgctgctgacgGCAACGATATTCATACTGATGGTTTTGTACTGGAATCAGGACGGCATGAAGCCACAATCGTTTTTAGTTGAAAAATCAATGAAGCGCCGAGCTGACGTTAATAAACGGCCGCCAAT ACCTGACGAAAAACTCTGGACCTATAAATGCGAAAATGAGCGCTGCGTGCGGCATACATATCCCACGAATGATGGCGGCGGCTCAGCTTCTGATCGTCGTATACCATTCATGACATGTGCCATGACTTGCGGTGAAGTCAACATTTGGCCACATCCAACAATAAAGACTGCCATCAGTTCGGTATCGCTGAAATTCACCATGGAAGATGTGCAACTGCGCATGGACACACCGCACAGCGCAGTTGAAACGCAGTTCAAGCAAGCATTCGCCTACTTTCTCAGCGATCTGCGACGCATACAACGGCTACCGAGTGCGGAAGAGAGCACCGAGAGTGTCGGTGGTGGTGTTGCAGGTGGTGCTGATCGGGCAGCGGCTACGGATGTTAATTCGGGTGGTCGGTCGCCACTTTCCGAACACCATCaaaatcagcaacaacaaaagcagcagcaacaacatcataATAGTCGCGCACGACGTGACACCGCTGACGCTGGCCATCACAATACGCACGCACATCCGGGCGCTGCTGCGGCGGGTGTTGGGGATTCGGAGTCGCCGGGCGCCTATCATCATCGGCACAAGCGTCGTCACATTGATATTGGCAGAGCGTTGGGCAACACTTTGGGTGACAATATGGCACCGGCGGCTATTTTGAGTAATGTCTTCAACACACGTCGCCACTGTGATGTGGACACGCTGCTTGTGCAAGTGGAGGTGCATAAATCGGGTGAAATTAATTTGAGTTTGGATACCGATGAGAGCTACAAGCTATCCGTTGCAC ATGAGCGTCGCACCGTTAACATTCACATAACCGCGAATTCTTTCTTCGGCGCACGTCACGCCCTCTCTACACTACAGCAATTGATTTGGTACGACGATGAAGATAATCTGTTGCACATCCTGTCGAAGGCCATAATTATAGATACACCCAGATTTCGTTATCGTGGTCTTATGTTGGACACGTCACGTCACTACTTCTCGGTGGAGGCCATTAAACGCACCATCGTCGGTATGTCACATGCGAAGCTCAATCGCTTCCATTGGCACATAACAGATTCGCAGAGTTTCCCCTATGTGTCGAAGCATTTCCCCGAAATGGCTATACATGGCGCCTACTCGGAGCATGAAACCTACACATTCGAAGATGTGCGAGAGGTGGCGGCGTTTGCGCGCGTACACGGCATACAGGTGTTGCCGGAGATCGATGCGCCGGCGCACGCTGGCAACGGCTGGGAGTGGGGACCAAAACGTGGCCTTGGCGAATTGAGTTTGTGCATAAATCAACAGCCGTGGAGTTTCTACTGTGGCGAACCGCCATGCGGGCAATTGAatcctaaaaataataatacgtaTTTGGTGCTGCAACGCCTATATGAGGAATTATTAAATGCCACCGGTCCAACGGATTATTTTCACCTCGGCGGCGATGAGGTGAATTTGGAATGCTGGGGCCAGTACTTCAATGACACCGATTTGCGTGGATTGTGGTGCGATTTTATGCTCAATGCAATGGCGCG CTTGAAAATCGCCAATAATAATGTGGAGCCGCGCGTGGTGAGTGTGTGGTCCAGCGGTCTGACCAACACCAAATGTCTTCCAAGTAGCCGTTTTGCTGTGCAAGTATGGGGCGGCAGTACGTGGCAGGAGAACTACGATCTCATTGATAATGGTTTTAATGTGATATTCTCGCACGTGGATGCCTGGTATTTGGATTGTGGTTTTGGCAATTGGCGTTCAACTG GCGAAGGTGCCTGCTCGCCGTATCGCACCTGGCAAAATGTCTACAAACACAGACCCTGGGAGCGCATGCGTCTCAAAAAAGCGCAGCGAAAGCAg gttttgggCGGCGAAGTTTGCATGTGGACTGAGCAAACCGACGAGTATcaaataaccacgcccaccttggATAATCGATTAtggaaac gctGCTGCGCTGATGGTGAAAG GTTATGGAGCGATTTGGAGGATGATCGAGAGTTCGATGTTGTGCCACAGGATGTCTTCAAACGCATGTCCGTGTTTCGCAATCGGCTGGTCGAACTGGGCCTGGAGGCGGAGCCCATATTTCCTAAATTCTGTGCACAGCATCCCGGCGAATGCATTTGA